One Streptomyces sp. R28 DNA window includes the following coding sequences:
- a CDS encoding ABC transporter ATP-binding protein → MTSAVSVRGLWKRFGQQVAVAGIDLELPAGKFIGLVGPNGAGKTTTLSMVTGLLRPDQGSVSVVGHDVWRDPVEVKARIGVLPEGLRLFERLSGRELLAYSGRLRGLPGAEVDKRATQLLDVLDLAGAQHKLVVDYSTGMRKKIGLAAALLHNPEVLFLDEPFEGVDPVSAQTIRGVLERYTASGATVVFSSHVMELVESLCDWVAVMAAGRIRAHGPLAEVRGEAASLQQAFLELVGANGRDAGSDLDWLGGGAR, encoded by the coding sequence ATGACGTCGGCCGTGAGTGTGCGTGGGCTTTGGAAGCGGTTCGGGCAGCAAGTTGCCGTTGCTGGGATTGATCTGGAGTTGCCTGCCGGGAAGTTCATTGGGCTTGTCGGGCCCAATGGGGCCGGGAAGACCACCACTCTCTCCATGGTCACCGGGCTGCTCAGGCCCGATCAGGGTTCCGTCTCGGTCGTCGGGCATGACGTCTGGCGGGACCCCGTCGAGGTGAAGGCGCGGATCGGGGTGCTGCCGGAGGGGCTTCGGCTCTTCGAGCGGCTCTCCGGGCGGGAACTGCTCGCGTACTCAGGGCGGTTGCGCGGGCTTCCCGGTGCCGAGGTCGACAAGCGGGCCACCCAACTGCTCGACGTACTCGATCTGGCGGGGGCCCAGCACAAGCTGGTCGTCGACTACTCGACCGGTATGCGCAAGAAGATCGGGCTCGCGGCCGCGCTGCTCCACAATCCCGAAGTGCTGTTCCTGGACGAGCCGTTCGAGGGCGTCGACCCCGTCTCCGCCCAGACCATCCGGGGCGTCCTGGAGCGCTACACCGCCTCCGGCGCGACCGTCGTCTTCTCCTCCCATGTCATGGAGCTCGTCGAGTCGCTGTGCGACTGGGTCGCCGTCATGGCCGCCGGGCGCATCCGTGCCCACGGCCCGCTCGCCGAGGTGCGCGGAGAGGCGGCCTCGTTGCAGCAGGCCTTCCTCGAACTCGTCGGCGCGAACGGCCGCGACGCCGGATCCGACCTCGACTGGCTGGGCGGCGGGGCCCGATGA
- a CDS encoding ABC transporter substrate-binding protein: MTGRRRTRSTVLPTITDRPVRASARTAAAVVACASLAVGCGVVPGTAGGSGDGTITVMTWAPENTKATNKPGMPAFAQAYARWVNTHGGLGGRKLKVLTCNDHNDSVSAARCADRAVEENVVAVIGSYSQYGDTFLPSLEGAGIPYIGGYGVTNAEFTSPLSYPVNGGQPTLLSGLGKELARSCGPVALVRPDSIAGDELPPLLDSGLKAGGHPVSADQLAEEDATEYGGQSARALEHSAKSPTETGCVVPALGDRTTTFMDSFRRSRADYPDVRTATVLGSVDQTVINAGGGASGPYEGSYITGWYPVASDPRWDSMKKVISEQAFGDNRIDPADAGVQTTWIAYTVFRKVVESLGDGEVSATSVRDALNGGLKVSTGGLTPALRWKFQDVLASVGFPRLVNREVTLQVVRDGRLVAARKGFIDVTKTLQSADLN; encoded by the coding sequence ATGACTGGCAGGCGACGCACCCGCAGCACCGTCCTCCCCACGATCACCGACCGGCCCGTCCGGGCCTCCGCACGTACCGCGGCGGCAGTGGTGGCTTGTGCGTCGCTCGCCGTCGGATGCGGGGTCGTCCCCGGTACCGCGGGGGGTTCCGGGGACGGCACGATCACCGTCATGACCTGGGCGCCGGAGAACACCAAGGCGACCAACAAGCCCGGCATGCCGGCCTTCGCGCAGGCGTACGCCCGCTGGGTCAACACCCACGGCGGCCTCGGCGGCCGCAAGCTGAAGGTCCTCACCTGCAACGACCACAACGACAGCGTGTCCGCGGCGAGGTGCGCCGACCGCGCGGTCGAGGAGAACGTCGTCGCGGTCATCGGCTCCTACAGCCAGTACGGCGACACCTTCCTGCCCTCGCTGGAGGGCGCCGGCATCCCGTACATCGGCGGCTACGGCGTCACCAACGCCGAATTCACCAGCCCGCTCTCCTACCCCGTCAACGGCGGCCAGCCCACCCTCCTGTCGGGCCTCGGCAAGGAACTGGCCCGTTCCTGCGGCCCCGTCGCGCTGGTGCGCCCCGACAGCATCGCGGGCGACGAGCTGCCGCCGCTGCTCGACTCGGGCCTCAAGGCGGGCGGACACCCGGTCTCGGCCGACCAACTCGCCGAGGAGGACGCCACGGAGTACGGCGGCCAGTCGGCGCGGGCGCTGGAGCACTCCGCCAAGAGCCCGACGGAGACGGGTTGTGTGGTGCCCGCGCTCGGCGACCGCACCACTACCTTCATGGACTCCTTCCGGCGCTCCCGCGCGGACTACCCCGACGTGCGCACCGCCACCGTCCTCGGCAGCGTCGACCAGACCGTGATCAACGCGGGCGGCGGGGCGTCGGGGCCGTACGAGGGGTCGTACATCACCGGCTGGTACCCGGTCGCGAGCGATCCGCGCTGGGACTCGATGAAGAAGGTGATCAGCGAGCAGGCCTTCGGCGACAACCGCATCGACCCCGCGGACGCCGGTGTGCAGACCACATGGATCGCGTACACGGTGTTCAGGAAGGTCGTCGAGTCGCTGGGCGACGGTGAGGTGAGCGCCACTTCGGTGCGGGATGCTCTGAACGGGGGCCTGAAGGTCTCCACGGGCGGGCTCACACCGGCCCTGCGGTGGAAGTTCCAGGACGTCCTGGCCTCCGTCGGTTTCCCCCGTCTGGTCAACCGCGAGGTGACCCTCCAGGTCGTACGGGACGGGCGGCTGGTGGCGGCCCGCAAGGGCTTCATCGACGTGACGAAGACGCTGCAGAGCGCCGACCTGAACTGA
- the purU gene encoding formyltetrahydrofolate deformylase, which translates to MNEQSDRAAVPSDQYVLILSCPDKQGIVHAVSSYLFMTGCNIEDSQQFGDRDTGLFFMRVHFSAEAPVTVDKLRASFAAIGDSFQMDWQIHRAEEKMRVVLMVSKFGHCLNDLLFRARIGALPVEIAAVVSNHTDFAELVGSYDIPFHHIPVTRDNKSEAEARLLEIVREQDVELVVLARYMQVLSDDLCKALSGRIINIHHSFLPSFKGAKPYHQAHTRGVKLIGATAHYVTADLDEGPIIEQEVERVGHDVTPDQLVAIGRDVECQALARAVKWHAERRILLNGRRTVVFA; encoded by the coding sequence ATGAACGAGCAGTCCGACCGAGCCGCGGTCCCCTCCGACCAGTACGTCCTCATCCTGTCCTGCCCCGACAAGCAGGGCATCGTGCACGCCGTGTCGAGCTACCTCTTCATGACCGGCTGCAACATCGAGGACAGCCAGCAGTTCGGCGACCGCGACACGGGACTGTTCTTCATGCGCGTCCACTTCTCGGCGGAGGCGCCGGTGACGGTGGACAAGCTGCGGGCGAGCTTCGCGGCGATCGGGGACTCCTTCCAGATGGACTGGCAGATCCATCGGGCCGAGGAGAAGATGCGGGTCGTGCTGATGGTCAGCAAGTTCGGGCACTGCCTGAACGACCTGCTGTTCCGGGCCCGGATCGGGGCGCTGCCGGTGGAGATCGCCGCCGTGGTGTCCAACCACACTGACTTCGCCGAACTCGTGGGGTCGTACGACATCCCCTTCCACCACATTCCCGTGACGAGGGACAACAAGTCCGAGGCTGAGGCGCGGCTGCTGGAGATCGTGCGGGAGCAGGACGTCGAGCTGGTCGTGCTCGCCCGGTACATGCAGGTGCTCTCCGACGATCTGTGCAAGGCGCTCAGCGGGCGGATCATCAACATCCACCACTCCTTCCTGCCGAGCTTCAAGGGCGCGAAGCCGTACCACCAGGCGCATACGCGTGGTGTGAAGCTGATCGGGGCGACGGCGCACTACGTGACCGCCGACCTCGACGAGGGGCCGATCATCGAGCAGGAGGTCGAGCGGGTCGGGCATGACGTCACCCCGGACCAACTGGTCGCGATCGGGCGGGATGTGGAGTGCCAGGCGCTGGCTCGGGCGGTCAAGTGGCATGCCGAGCGGCGGATTCTGCTGAACGGGCGGCGGACGGTCGTTTTCGCCTAG
- a CDS encoding bifunctional DNA primase/polymerase: MFSVEETIPATEAAQIPKQRGETLLETAVRYAEERHWDVFPGTWLEAVDGVQLCSCGDSACPAPGAHAARPDWATQATGSATVARRMWQKQPNASILLPTGRTFDAISVPETAGFLALARMERMELTLGPVTLAPDRRMHFFVLPGASVKIPELVRKLGWSIGSLDLVALGEGAYVAGPPTRFGSRGAVQWACRPTPANRWLPDAEELISPLAYACGRDR, from the coding sequence GTGTTCAGCGTGGAAGAGACGATCCCGGCCACCGAAGCCGCACAGATTCCGAAGCAGCGCGGCGAAACGCTGCTGGAGACCGCCGTTCGCTATGCCGAGGAACGCCACTGGGACGTGTTCCCGGGAACCTGGCTGGAGGCCGTCGACGGCGTGCAGTTGTGCTCCTGCGGCGACAGCGCATGCCCCGCGCCCGGGGCGCACGCCGCACGCCCCGACTGGGCGACGCAGGCAACGGGGAGCGCGACGGTCGCGCGACGGATGTGGCAGAAGCAGCCGAACGCGTCGATCCTGTTGCCGACGGGGCGGACCTTCGATGCGATTTCCGTCCCGGAGACCGCGGGGTTTCTCGCCCTGGCCCGTATGGAGCGGATGGAGTTGACGCTGGGGCCGGTGACGTTGGCGCCGGATCGTCGGATGCACTTCTTCGTGTTGCCGGGTGCGTCGGTGAAGATTCCTGAGCTGGTGCGCAAGCTGGGGTGGTCGATCGGGTCGCTGGATCTGGTCGCGCTCGGGGAGGGCGCGTATGTCGCCGGGCCTCCCACGCGGTTCGGGTCCCGGGGGGCCGTGCAGTGGGCCTGTCGGCCCACGCCGGCAAATCGGTGGCTGCCGGACGCGGAGGAGTTGATCTCGCCGCTTGCGTATGCCTGCGGACGGGACCGGTAA
- a CDS encoding transcriptional regulator, translating to MAARPLVARQPNERLQALIQEAGCSNAGLARRVNMCGAEHGLDLRYDKTSVARWLRGQQPRGRAPAIIAEALGRKLGRTVTIDEIGMANGKNLASGVGLQFSPTVLGAIEQVCELWRSDVGRRDFLSGSSVAASALVEPSRDWLISSPDSQVSRSAGPRVGQSDVAAVRAMTQALVDLDHQYGSGHVRPVVVHYLNSVVSGLLAGSYREAVGRELFAAVARLTELAGYMAIDTGQPGLAQRYYIQALRLAQAAGDRGYGGYVLAASMSHLAAQLGNPREIAQLARAAQEGARGRVTPRAEAMFYAAEARGHALMGDARAAQVASGRAVTALETADPESGDDPAWIAHFDEAYLADELAHCHRDLGQAEAAARRAEESLAGLPETKARRRAIGYVLLATAQVQQREIEQACHTGLKAVELLEGLRSNRGAEYLEDFQQRLEPYRDEPVVRDFGARLDLQAAA from the coding sequence ATGGCCGCAAGGCCTCTCGTCGCGCGACAGCCGAACGAACGGCTGCAGGCGCTCATTCAGGAAGCGGGCTGCTCGAACGCCGGGCTGGCCCGCCGGGTCAACATGTGCGGCGCCGAGCATGGCCTCGATCTGCGCTATGACAAGACATCCGTGGCCCGTTGGCTGCGCGGACAGCAGCCGCGGGGGCGGGCGCCGGCGATCATCGCGGAGGCGCTCGGCCGCAAGCTGGGCCGTACGGTCACGATCGACGAGATCGGCATGGCCAACGGCAAGAACCTCGCGTCGGGCGTAGGCCTCCAGTTCTCGCCGACTGTACTGGGCGCCATCGAGCAGGTGTGCGAGCTGTGGCGCAGTGACGTCGGGCGGCGGGACTTCCTGTCCGGCTCCTCCGTCGCCGCGTCCGCGCTGGTCGAGCCCAGCCGCGACTGGCTGATCTCGTCGCCGGACTCGCAGGTGTCGCGCTCGGCCGGGCCGCGCGTGGGGCAGTCCGACGTGGCGGCCGTGCGGGCGATGACGCAGGCCCTCGTAGACCTTGATCACCAGTACGGCAGCGGGCATGTGCGCCCGGTCGTCGTGCACTACCTGAACAGCGTCGTCTCCGGGCTGCTGGCCGGGTCGTACCGGGAGGCGGTCGGGCGGGAACTCTTCGCCGCCGTCGCGCGGTTGACCGAGCTCGCCGGGTACATGGCCATCGACACCGGGCAGCCGGGGCTCGCCCAGCGGTACTACATCCAGGCGCTGCGGCTCGCGCAGGCGGCGGGAGACCGGGGGTACGGCGGGTATGTGCTGGCCGCCTCCATGAGCCACCTCGCCGCGCAGCTGGGGAACCCGCGCGAGATCGCGCAGTTGGCACGGGCGGCGCAGGAGGGGGCGCGTGGGCGCGTGACCCCGCGCGCGGAGGCGATGTTCTACGCGGCCGAGGCGCGCGGGCATGCGTTGATGGGCGACGCGCGGGCCGCACAGGTGGCGTCCGGGCGGGCGGTGACCGCGCTGGAGACGGCGGATCCGGAGTCCGGGGACGACCCGGCGTGGATCGCGCACTTCGACGAGGCCTATCTCGCCGACGAGCTGGCGCACTGCCACCGCGACCTCGGCCAGGCCGAGGCGGCGGCACGACGCGCGGAGGAGTCGCTCGCCGGGCTCCCCGAGACGAAGGCGCGGCGCCGGGCGATCGGTTATGTGCTGCTCGCCACAGCGCAGGTGCAGCAGCGCGAGATCGAACAGGCCTGTCACACCGGGCTGAAGGCCGTGGAACTTTTGGAGGGCCTGCGTTCCAACCGGGGTGCCGAGTACCTGGAGGACTTCCAGCAGCGGCTGGAGCCGTACCGGGACGAGCCGGTGGTCAGGGACTTCGGGGCGCGGCTGGATCTTCAGGCGGCGGCGTGA